In the genome of Pelomicrobium methylotrophicum, the window GCCGGCGGCTGCCCGACCCGTCGCTCCCGGGCGGGTTCGACGCCGTCATCAGCAATAGCCTTTTGCACCACCTGGACGATCCGGGGGTGCTCTGGCGCACGGTGCGCCAGGTGGGCCGGGCGGGCGCGGCGGTGCTGATCATGGACCTGATGCGGCCCGCGACCGAGGCGGAGCTGGAGCGGCTGGTGGCGGTTTACGCCGCCGATGCGCCCGACGTTTTGTGCCGGGACTTCCGCAATTCGCTGCGGGCAGCGTACCGCCCCGATGAAGTGCGGGCCCAGCTCGCGGAAGCGGGGCTTGCGGGTTTTTCCGTCGAGGCGGTGAGCGACCGCCACCTGCTCGCCTGGGGGACGGGGCCGGGGTGAGGGGCGATGAGGCTGCGCTTCACCAAGATGCAGGGACTGGGCAACGACTTCGTCGTGCTGGACGGCGTGCGCCAGCCCATCGCCCTGTCGCGGGAGCAGTTGCGCCGCCTGGCCGATCGCCACTTCGGTGTGGGCTGCGACCAGATCCTGCTGGTGGAGCCGGCGCCGCGGCCAGGGGTGGATTTCCGCTACCGCATTTTCAATGCCGACGGGATGGAGGTGGAGCAGTGCGGCAACGGTGCCCGCTGCTTCGCGCGCTTCGTGCACGAGAAGGGCTTGACGGCGAAGCGCGAGATCCGGGTGGAGACCCGGGGCGGGGTGATTACGCCGCGGCTCGAAGGCGACGGCTGGGTGACGGTGGACATGGGCGTTCCGCGGTTCGAGCCGGGGGAGATTCCGTTCCTGGCCGAGCGCCGCTCGCTGACCTATGCGCTGGAAGTCAATGGCGCGGTGCGGGAAGTGAGCGTCCTTTCCGTGGGCAATCCCCACGCGGTGCAGATCGTGGACGATGTGGATGCCGCGCCGGTGGAGCAGGAAGGCCCGTTGATCGAGCGCCACCCCCGTTTCCCCCAGCGGGTCAATGCCGGCTACGTGCAGGTGCTCGACCGGCGCCGTGTGCGGCTTCGGGTCTACGAGCGCGGGGCAGGCGAGACCCTGGCCTGTGGCACCGGGGCCTGTGCGGCGGTGGTCGCCGGAATCCAGCGGGGGCGTCTCGATTCCGAGGTCGCGGTGAGCACCCGCGGTGGCGAGTTGCGCATCCGCTGGGAGGGCGAAGGCCGACCGGTCTGGATGACCGGGCCTGCGGAGACAGTCTTCGAAGGCGAGATCGAGATCTAGTCATCACGCGAGAGAACGACGAGCATGGTACCGATGAACCCCGACGACGTGGCCCGCTACCTCAAAGATCACCCCGAATTCTTCGAGCGCTACGCCGACCAGATGGCGGAGATCTACGTGCCCCACCCCCATGACGGCCGTGCGATCCCTTTGTCGGAGCGCCAGATGCTCGCCCTGCGGGAAAAGAACAAGCTGCTCGAGGAAAAGCTGCGGGAGCTGATCAGCTTCGGCGAGGAGAACGATGCGATCGGCGAGAAGATGCACCGCCTGAGCGTGGCGTTGATGGCGGCGCAGGACCTGGCGTCAGTGCTCTTCGTGCTCGCCTTCAACCTGCGGGAGGACTTCGACGTGCCCCACGTGGCGATCCGGGTGTGGGGGGTCGAGGCGGACTGCCGCGACCTGCCGGAGCTTGAACCGGT includes:
- a CDS encoding class I SAM-dependent methyltransferase, whose protein sequence is MQRIPEPELMDDPAQARAYAEADFSEPHQAFVEHFRRRFPAFAGGRVIDLGCGPADVTIRFARAFPGTTLLGVDAAAPMLAFGRRAVKRAGLAARIRLARRRLPDPSLPGGFDAVISNSLLHHLDDPGVLWRTVRQVGRAGAAVLIMDLMRPATEAELERLVAVYAADAPDVLCRDFRNSLRAAYRPDEVRAQLAEAGLAGFSVEAVSDRHLLAWGTGPG
- the dapF gene encoding diaminopimelate epimerase: MRLRFTKMQGLGNDFVVLDGVRQPIALSREQLRRLADRHFGVGCDQILLVEPAPRPGVDFRYRIFNADGMEVEQCGNGARCFARFVHEKGLTAKREIRVETRGGVITPRLEGDGWVTVDMGVPRFEPGEIPFLAERRSLTYALEVNGAVREVSVLSVGNPHAVQIVDDVDAAPVEQEGPLIERHPRFPQRVNAGYVQVLDRRRVRLRVYERGAGETLACGTGACAAVVAGIQRGRLDSEVAVSTRGGELRIRWEGEGRPVWMTGPAETVFEGEIEI
- a CDS encoding DUF484 family protein; amino-acid sequence: MNPDDVARYLKDHPEFFERYADQMAEIYVPHPHDGRAIPLSERQMLALREKNKLLEEKLRELISFGEENDAIGEKMHRLSVALMAAQDLASVLFVLAFNLREDFDVPHVAIRVWGVEADCRDLPELEPVSADVQSLAEGVGAAHCGVHLAPELLAWFGEAGPHLRSFALVPIRYGRTLGLMVLASGDAQRFYPEMGTLYLARLGELAGAAVARFDASS